In one window of Gemmatimonadales bacterium DNA:
- a CDS encoding cytochrome c: protein MRRTPPWVLLCGVLALGARRANCQVVDTTSKGAAPDSTLLSPAMVDAGRKVFHGKGTCSACHGDKLQGGPVAPALSGQTWRHITGTFDAIVDRVDNGLPGTLMVPHPGGITESQVFLVASYVYAVSHKITKP, encoded by the coding sequence ATGAGACGAACCCCCCCGTGGGTTCTGCTGTGTGGAGTGCTTGCCCTTGGCGCCCGCCGGGCCAACTGCCAGGTGGTGGATACCACCTCGAAGGGTGCCGCGCCCGATTCCACCCTGCTGAGTCCGGCCATGGTCGACGCCGGACGAAAGGTCTTTCACGGCAAGGGTACCTGCTCTGCCTGCCATGGGGACAAGCTGCAGGGTGGTCCGGTCGCGCCGGCGCTGTCCGGCCAGACTTGGCGCCACATCACCGGCACATTCGACGCGATCGTGGACCGGGTAGACAACGGGCTGCCGGGCACGCTTATGGTGCCTCATCCGGGTGGGATCACGGAGTCGCAGGTGTTCCTGGTGGCGAGCTATGTCTACGCCGTGAGTCACAAGATCACCAAGCCTTGA
- a CDS encoding DUF6789 family protein: MNATRAAAAGFIATGVMTALLLVEPSVGLPRIAMGQVLSTSLGLASAHLATGPALGWLIHFLIGMLLALIYAAAFAHRLPGSPLGRGMVYGALVFMVAQLVFMPLIGGGVFSRGAVDLLIGSLLGHLVYGGLTGWIYGEPQAAA, encoded by the coding sequence ATGAACGCCACACGCGCGGCTGCCGCTGGCTTCATTGCGACTGGGGTCATGACCGCACTGCTTTTGGTCGAGCCCTCGGTTGGCCTGCCCAGGATCGCGATGGGGCAGGTGCTCAGCACGTCGCTCGGGCTCGCCTCGGCCCACCTCGCGACCGGACCAGCCCTCGGTTGGCTCATTCACTTTCTGATCGGGATGCTGCTGGCCTTGATCTACGCGGCCGCCTTTGCCCACCGGCTGCCGGGGTCACCGCTCGGCCGGGGAATGGTCTACGGTGCGTTGGTCTTCATGGTCGCGCAGCTGGTCTTCATGCCGCTGATCGGCGGCGGCGTCTTTTCCCGCGGCGCCGTGGACCTACTCATCGGCAGTCTGCTCGGCCACCTGGTCTACGGCGGCCTGACCGGGTGGATCTACGGAGAGCCTCAAGCGGCCGCCTGA